One segment of Saprospiraceae bacterium DNA contains the following:
- a CDS encoding DM13 domain-containing protein — protein MNHRNRLFLSLLAVLALGACVKTEIVPEILEPTLRVEPAAISLSIGQTRQLSGTYINELGENQSGLVEWRSSAPAVASVSTAGFVTAVAAGQAWAVATAPGGLADSVLVTVAVNNNSVAKVVITTAQTSLGVGAHLQLSAKAYNAANQELPSPNVNWTSANLAVLTVSASGIATGKSEGISAVTASVNGVKSLPVTFQVTPAGGVSRSGTFSGNMGYSVKGTTTLQQTGAGLRLLLGSDFQSSNGPQLGVYLAKTASGSLSSQNSLKLANLLSNSGAQEYAVPAGVGLTDFNYVVIYCIPFNVRFGTAQLGN, from the coding sequence ATGAACCATCGGAACAGACTCTTCCTCTCGCTTTTGGCAGTGCTTGCTTTGGGCGCTTGTGTCAAAACCGAAATCGTCCCAGAAATTTTGGAGCCAACGCTCCGTGTCGAACCCGCCGCCATTTCACTTTCCATCGGGCAGACCCGCCAGTTGTCTGGCACCTACATCAATGAATTGGGCGAAAACCAATCTGGGCTTGTGGAGTGGCGCTCTTCGGCCCCGGCGGTGGCTTCGGTCAGTACCGCGGGCTTTGTGACTGCTGTTGCCGCTGGTCAGGCATGGGCCGTCGCCACAGCCCCGGGCGGGTTGGCCGATTCTGTGCTTGTGACCGTCGCGGTCAACAACAATTCGGTGGCAAAAGTGGTCATCACGACTGCCCAGACCTCTCTCGGCGTGGGTGCCCATCTCCAACTGAGCGCCAAAGCCTACAATGCCGCGAACCAAGAGCTGCCCTCGCCCAACGTGAACTGGACGAGCGCCAACCTCGCGGTGCTGACCGTCAGCGCCAGCGGCATCGCCACTGGGAAAAGCGAGGGGATATCGGCAGTGACGGCTTCCGTCAACGGGGTGAAGAGCCTGCCCGTTACGTTCCAAGTGACACCTGCCGGAGGTGTTTCGCGCAGCGGCACTTTTTCGGGCAACATGGGGTATTCGGTGAAAGGAACGACCACCCTGCAACAAACAGGCGCGGGGCTTCGACTTTTGCTCGGCAGCGATTTCCAATCGTCCAACGGCCCACAGCTCGGCGTTTATTTGGCAAAAACAGCCTCCGGCTCGCTGAGCTCGCAAAACAGCCTGAAACTCGCCAACCTGCTCAGCAACAGCGGCGCACAAGAATACGCCGTGCCCGCAGGCGTGGGGCTTACTGATTTCAACTATGTGGTGATTTACTGCATCCCGTTCAACGTGCGTTTCGGCACGGCGCAGCTTGGAAATTAG
- a CDS encoding outer membrane beta-barrel protein — protein sequence MKHIRFWALLGGLVLTSQFSFAQMRGTEVGGWVGASNYFGDLNTNWRVNRLHLSGGFGARYNFNDRLAARLGFTYGKISAFDADSQNEFERRRNLSFESILIDGTAQFEFNFMPYIHGHRDFFYTPYLFAGITMFYFNPRAELDGKRYDLTKMGTEGQFRGEEYNTTQGALAYGFGFKMDLSYRWSLNIELSGRKLFTDYLDDVSGSYADIRDIRAQRGEIAAQLADRSLEPKIGQPGRQRGNGKSNDMYAFLTIGMMYYFGDIRCPEFLR from the coding sequence ATGAAGCACATTCGATTTTGGGCGCTCTTGGGCGGACTTGTCCTGACCAGCCAATTTTCTTTCGCACAGATGCGCGGCACGGAGGTGGGCGGATGGGTCGGCGCTTCGAACTATTTTGGCGACTTGAACACTAACTGGCGCGTCAATCGGCTCCACTTGTCGGGTGGTTTTGGCGCACGCTACAATTTCAACGACCGACTTGCGGCACGGCTGGGGTTCACCTATGGCAAAATCAGTGCCTTCGATGCCGATTCCCAAAACGAGTTTGAGCGTCGGCGCAATCTTTCTTTCGAGAGTATTTTGATTGATGGCACGGCTCAGTTCGAGTTCAACTTCATGCCCTACATTCACGGTCACAGAGATTTTTTCTACACGCCTTATTTGTTTGCCGGCATCACGATGTTTTATTTCAACCCTCGCGCCGAGTTGGACGGGAAACGCTATGACTTGACAAAAATGGGCACGGAAGGGCAGTTTCGCGGCGAGGAATACAACACCACACAGGGTGCGCTTGCCTACGGGTTCGGTTTCAAGATGGACCTGTCATATCGCTGGAGCCTCAACATCGAGTTGAGCGGGCGCAAACTTTTCACCGACTATCTGGATGATGTGAGCGGATCTTACGCCGACATCCGCGACATCCGTGCGCAGCGCGGCGAAATCGCTGCCCAACTGGCCGACCGCTCGCTGGAGCCCAAAATCGGGCAGCCCGGTCGCCAGCGCGGCAATGGGAAGAGCAACGATATGTATGCCTTCCTCACCATCGGGATGATGTACTATTTTGGCGACATTCGCTGCCCGGAGTTTTTGCGGTAA
- a CDS encoding SDR family oxidoreductase has translation MNKTAVVTGATKGLGRAIAEIFAEHGFDLCVCARTEADLDAMQAEWKTRFPHTKLHTYPADVGKKSEVQEFARFVQSTWQHLDVLVNNAGIYLPGGVADEREGSLETLLETNLFSAYHLTRALLPAMLSHRSGHIFNMCSIASLIAYPNGGAYTISKFALLGFSKCLREEMKTKGIKVTAILPGATWSDSWRGADFPEKRLMEATDIAKAVWGCYNLSDAAVVEELLIRPQLGDL, from the coding sequence ATGAACAAAACCGCTGTCGTCACAGGTGCCACGAAAGGCTTGGGGCGTGCCATTGCCGAGATTTTTGCCGAACATGGCTTCGACCTCTGCGTCTGCGCGCGCACGGAAGCTGACTTGGATGCCATGCAAGCAGAGTGGAAAACCCGTTTCCCCCACACAAAGCTGCATACCTACCCCGCTGACGTAGGGAAAAAGTCAGAAGTGCAGGAGTTCGCCCGCTTTGTTCAAAGCACTTGGCAACACCTCGACGTGCTGGTGAACAACGCTGGCATATACCTGCCCGGCGGCGTGGCCGACGAGCGCGAAGGCTCTTTGGAAACCTTGTTGGAGACCAACCTTTTTAGCGCCTATCATCTCACGCGGGCCTTGCTTCCAGCCATGCTGTCGCACCGCAGCGGCCACATTTTCAATATGTGCAGCATCGCCAGCCTCATAGCCTACCCGAATGGCGGCGCTTACACCATCTCAAAATTTGCCCTGCTCGGCTTTTCCAAATGCCTGCGCGAAGAGATGAAAACCAAGGGAATCAAAGTGACAGCCATCCTGCCCGGCGCCACTTGGTCGGACTCTTGGCGCGGCGCGGATTTTCCCGAAAAGCGCCTCATGGAAGCAACCGACATTGCCAAAGCAGTATGGGGCTGCTATAATCTGAGCGACGCGGCAGTGGTGGAGGAATTGTTGATACGCCCCCAATTGGGCGACCTGTGA
- a CDS encoding ABC transporter permease gives MDFLSRYNYLHHLGRYLLMMKQAFGRPEKLSMYWKETARQMNDIGVGSLIIVCLISVFIGAVAAVQFAYQLDGQLVPRYYIGYIVRDLALIELSPTITCLVLAGKVGSNMAAEIGGMRQKEHIDAMEVMGVNTAAYLITPKLFAAVVVIPLLVTFSAFVAIIGGYLASVPTGLITDAEYIQGVRSFFVPYNVFMMYVKSVVFAFILTSVSCYQGYYVKGGSVELGQASTRAVVFSDILILLADYLIAVLLTG, from the coding sequence ATGGATTTTCTCTCAAGATACAACTATCTGCATCATCTGGGGCGCTACCTGCTGATGATGAAACAAGCATTTGGCCGCCCTGAAAAGCTTTCGATGTATTGGAAGGAGACCGCTCGGCAAATGAATGATATCGGTGTCGGTTCGCTCATCATCGTGTGCCTTATTTCTGTTTTTATCGGGGCAGTGGCGGCGGTGCAGTTTGCTTATCAGTTAGATGGTCAGCTAGTACCACGCTATTACATTGGCTACATTGTGCGCGATTTGGCGCTCATAGAGTTGTCGCCCACCATTACCTGTCTGGTCTTGGCGGGCAAAGTGGGTTCCAACATGGCTGCGGAAATCGGCGGGATGCGCCAGAAAGAACACATAGATGCCATGGAGGTGATGGGCGTGAACACCGCCGCTTATCTCATCACCCCAAAGTTGTTCGCGGCGGTGGTCGTCATTCCCCTGTTGGTTACTTTTTCGGCGTTTGTGGCCATCATCGGTGGGTATTTGGCGAGCGTCCCAACGGGTCTCATCACCGATGCCGAATACATTCAAGGGGTACGGTCTTTCTTTGTGCCGTACAATGTGTTTATGATGTATGTGAAATCGGTGGTGTTCGCATTCATCCTTACAAGTGTTTCCTGCTATCAAGGCTACTATGTGAAAGGCGGGAGCGTCGAGCTCGGCCAAGCCAGCACCCGTGCGGTGGTGTTTAGCGACATACTCATCCTGTTGGCGGACTACCTGATTGCGGTGTTGCTGACGGGCTGA
- the porQ gene encoding type IX secretion system protein PorQ, with amino-acid sequence MHIFLRTIAAVPLLFALGTWHHANAQITGGQQVFSFLKLSPSARITALGGMQIAVKDDDLAFAAANPAALNPAMDGRITFQHNFFLSDIQHGYVAYANDLKKIGFTVHGGIQYVGYGDIPLADEYGNRLGGNVQASETALTLGAARPLTDRLSLGLNVRMGFSTLDIYKSSALVADAGMLYADTARRFTAALVLRNAGTQLSTYNGNREDLPFDVQIGITKRFRYLPFRFGIIAHHLHQWEIRYDDPNFQDDGTLIFGGSPTAGVSNNGVDNFFRHLIFNGEFLLGRNEAFQLRFSYNHLRKKELSVRNYRSLAGFSGGVGIKVSRFRIDFGYGAYHLAGGVVHFGLNTNLKEFF; translated from the coding sequence ATGCATATATTTTTACGGACAATCGCCGCAGTCCCGTTGCTTTTTGCTCTTGGCACTTGGCATCACGCAAATGCCCAAATCACGGGAGGTCAACAGGTGTTTTCATTTCTGAAACTTTCTCCCTCGGCCCGCATCACGGCATTGGGCGGAATGCAAATCGCAGTGAAGGACGATGACTTGGCTTTCGCAGCGGCCAACCCCGCCGCGCTGAACCCGGCTATGGATGGTCGCATCACCTTCCAGCACAACTTCTTTTTGTCCGACATTCAGCACGGCTATGTCGCTTATGCCAACGACCTCAAGAAAATCGGCTTCACCGTGCACGGGGGTATCCAGTATGTGGGCTACGGCGACATTCCGTTGGCCGACGAATATGGCAACAGATTGGGCGGCAATGTGCAGGCCTCTGAGACGGCGCTGACCCTCGGCGCAGCGCGTCCACTCACCGACCGCCTATCCTTGGGCCTAAACGTCCGCATGGGCTTCTCCACTCTCGACATCTACAAATCCTCCGCCCTCGTGGCCGATGCTGGTATGCTGTATGCCGACACAGCTCGGCGCTTCACGGCCGCGCTGGTACTGCGCAATGCAGGCACTCAACTCTCCACCTACAACGGCAATCGGGAAGACTTGCCATTCGATGTACAGATCGGCATTACCAAGCGTTTTAGATACTTGCCTTTTCGCTTTGGCATCATCGCCCATCACCTCCACCAGTGGGAAATACGCTACGACGACCCCAATTTTCAGGACGACGGCACCCTCATTTTTGGCGGCAGCCCCACAGCGGGCGTGAGCAACAATGGTGTGGACAATTTTTTCCGACACCTTATTTTTAACGGAGAATTTTTGCTGGGGCGCAACGAGGCGTTCCAGCTGCGATTTAGCTACAATCATCTCCGTAAGAAAGAGTTGTCGGTGCGCAACTACCGGAGCCTCGCAGGATTTTCCGGCGGCGTAGGCATCAAAGTCAGCCGTTTCCGCATTGACTTTGGTTATGGAGCCTACCACCTCGCGGGCGGTGTGGTGCATTTTGGCCTAAATACCAATTTAAAGGAGTTTTTTTAA
- a CDS encoding toxin-antitoxin system YwqK family antitoxin, with protein MQITRLSLLALFGFLALFISFCKNNPVETVESRDKEGQLERWQRRKQDFAKEGLYQRFSANGQLLEEARYTNDTLDGERKFYFPNGKTEAVERFRRGQYHGKYQRFYESGQLYVEQEFVDGAMQGLSIVYYPNGAIKEKVTIRNNTEDGPFWEYWENGNLKAEGIYVVFEDEPLEHGELKEYNESGELIRIAQCDKGVCLTTWKK; from the coding sequence ATGCAAATCACTCGATTATCACTTTTGGCGCTATTCGGATTTTTGGCGCTTTTCATTTCTTTTTGCAAAAACAACCCTGTGGAAACGGTGGAAAGCCGCGACAAAGAGGGCCAATTGGAACGCTGGCAACGCCGGAAGCAGGATTTTGCCAAAGAAGGTCTTTACCAGCGTTTTTCAGCCAATGGGCAACTGCTCGAAGAGGCTCGCTACACCAACGACACGCTGGATGGCGAGCGAAAATTTTATTTTCCCAATGGCAAAACAGAAGCTGTGGAGCGTTTTCGCAGGGGGCAATATCACGGCAAGTATCAAAGATTCTACGAGAGCGGCCAGCTATACGTCGAGCAGGAGTTCGTGGATGGCGCGATGCAAGGGCTGAGTATTGTCTATTATCCGAACGGTGCCATCAAAGAAAAAGTAACGATTCGCAACAACACGGAGGACGGCCCTTTCTGGGAATACTGGGAAAATGGCAACTTAAAGGCAGAGGGTATCTATGTCGTTTTTGAGGACGAACCACTGGAACACGGCGAGCTCAAAGAGTACAACGAGAGCGGCGAACTGATTAGAATCGCTCAATGCGACAAAGGTGTCTGCCTGACTACTTGGAAAAAATAG
- a CDS encoding AAA family ATPase, with amino-acid sequence MSPIIRPHAEQAYAHELAALAAHDDRPRPTNWRLSPWAVVTYLLGGQAGDVRIEPKYYGRRRLIEIAVATLATDRALLLLGVPGTAKTWVSEHLAAAISGDSTLLVQGTAGLNEEALRYGWNYARLLAEGPSEQALVASPVMAAMREGKLVRVEELTRIPADVQDTLITLLSEKTMPVAELNTEVQARQGFNLIATSNDRDKGVNELSAALRRRFNTVVLPLPDTLAEEVTIVQNRVAALGKSLELPPEAAPVREIQRLVTIFRELRGGKTEDGRERLKSPTATLSTAEAISVIHQGQSLAVHFGDGELHAHDLAAGLVGAIVKDPATDGAVWQEYLETVVKKRDDWQDLYRACRELS; translated from the coding sequence ATGTCGCCTATCATACGTCCGCACGCCGAACAAGCCTACGCCCACGAACTGGCCGCCCTCGCGGCTCACGACGACCGCCCTCGCCCGACCAACTGGCGGCTCTCCCCTTGGGCTGTCGTCACCTACCTGCTGGGCGGGCAGGCGGGCGATGTGCGCATCGAGCCAAAATACTATGGTCGCCGCCGTCTTATCGAAATCGCCGTGGCCACGCTTGCCACAGACCGCGCCTTGCTCTTGCTCGGTGTGCCCGGCACGGCCAAGACTTGGGTTAGCGAACACCTTGCCGCTGCCATCAGCGGCGATAGCACACTGCTCGTGCAAGGCACCGCGGGGCTCAACGAGGAAGCACTCCGCTACGGCTGGAACTACGCACGCTTGCTCGCCGAAGGCCCTTCAGAGCAGGCACTCGTCGCCAGCCCAGTCATGGCGGCCATGCGCGAAGGCAAGTTGGTGCGCGTGGAAGAACTAACACGCATCCCCGCCGACGTGCAAGACACCCTCATCACCCTGCTCTCCGAAAAAACGATGCCTGTGGCCGAACTCAACACGGAAGTGCAAGCGCGTCAGGGCTTCAACCTCATTGCGACTTCCAACGACCGAGACAAAGGGGTGAACGAACTGTCAGCAGCTTTGCGACGGCGATTCAACACAGTAGTGCTGCCCTTGCCCGACACGCTGGCCGAGGAGGTGACAATCGTGCAAAATCGCGTGGCCGCATTAGGCAAATCCCTCGAACTGCCCCCAGAAGCGGCACCGGTGCGCGAGATACAGCGACTTGTCACCATATTCCGCGAGCTTCGGGGGGGCAAAACAGAAGATGGCCGCGAACGGCTCAAAAGCCCAACGGCTACCCTGAGCACAGCCGAGGCCATTTCGGTGATACACCAGGGGCAGTCGCTCGCCGTGCATTTTGGCGATGGCGAACTTCACGCCCACGACCTTGCCGCCGGCCTTGTGGGTGCCATCGTGAAAGACCCCGCCACGGACGGCGCGGTCTGGCAAGAATATCTGGAAACAGTGGTGAAAAAACGCGACGACTGGCAAGACCTGTATCGCGCTTGCCGGGAGCTGAGTTGA
- a CDS encoding lipoprotein signal peptidase — translation MKQGYKVVLLVLLVLLIDQSFKFYIKTNFRINEQVYLFGLEWARLLFVENEGMAFGIKFNVDHGGFDYGKLILSLFRILMVTGLIWYTKVLLKANAPMGFVYCVGLITAGALGNIIDSTFYALIFSGDYHEVARLTPFGQGYGLEEGLPMRGFLHGRVVDMLYFPMFNINLPEWLGGGSFLFFSPIFNVADAAITTGVLSILLFQRRFFRDGFVEEPKPPVSVDEALLIEETTTPDLEEDVADTPSKEKNEEA, via the coding sequence TTGAAACAGGGATATAAAGTCGTGTTGCTGGTGCTGCTGGTGCTGCTGATTGACCAGAGTTTCAAATTTTACATCAAGACGAATTTCAGAATCAACGAGCAGGTCTATCTATTCGGCCTTGAATGGGCGCGGCTGCTGTTCGTTGAGAATGAAGGCATGGCCTTTGGCATCAAGTTCAATGTGGACCATGGCGGTTTCGATTATGGGAAACTGATATTGAGCCTGTTCCGCATCCTGATGGTGACGGGGCTGATTTGGTACACCAAAGTGCTGCTGAAAGCCAATGCCCCCATGGGATTTGTCTATTGCGTCGGGTTGATTACCGCCGGGGCGTTGGGCAACATCATTGATAGCACTTTTTACGCGCTTATTTTTAGTGGTGATTACCACGAGGTGGCCCGATTGACGCCTTTTGGCCAAGGTTACGGGCTGGAAGAAGGGCTGCCCATGCGCGGATTTTTGCACGGGCGCGTGGTGGATATGTTGTACTTCCCGATGTTCAACATCAACCTGCCCGAATGGCTCGGGGGGGGCAGTTTCCTGTTTTTTAGCCCCATATTCAATGTGGCCGATGCCGCCATCACGACGGGCGTTTTGAGCATCTTGCTTTTTCAGCGTCGCTTTTTTCGCGATGGTTTTGTGGAGGAGCCTAAGCCCCCTGTCTCCGTGGATGAGGCATTGCTCATCGAAGAAACGACCACACCTGATTTGGAAGAAGACGTAGCGGACACGCCGTCAAAAGAAAAAAACGAGGAGGCTTGA